From Verrucomicrobiia bacterium, one genomic window encodes:
- a CDS encoding autotransporter-associated beta strand repeat-containing protein, whose protein sequence is MKKNSLFQTSASAWALPVLLIVLYLVPARILAADQTWTGAGGDGFWHNGGNWAGGILPSAGDSLSFSGTVGLANTNNFSMGTAFSGITFKGPGGFTLSGNSIGLAGGITNRQVVTPESINLSLSLSASQDIDVVGNGLLAINSAISGAGGITKTGDGVLTLSGANSFTGPVGILGGKLAVNSAGNLGAPSRLSIDKGALETTASLALNSSMGIALGPNPGAGAGTLTVDSGTTLSYGGVIANNGSGPDGLTKNGFGTLVLSGANTYTGSTSNRVGTLTLDFSQPGAPLTNIISPSSFLILGGENAGFGALNFAQLNLVGGGGAANSQTFNGTHVTFASSVILATNGPGGTANLDLGALDHDPGGTLTLITPALGGGGNIITSSTNVNGILGGWATLGDGSAVTITGNNVANSIILGTDFASVDPLGHIVNFTGYTPLANGQTIHSISTAAANLLITSAVTGDMLVDNDNAGTLTDVNAINWNRTDNGVTLKIGIGNTLRLGRFGAIFKPNTTSGLTWLIGETPKGANGPDQNIGILTAGGADNTPGEIVVDVNCASSSSGTLIIDSQITDNGSAPVTFVKTGAGSMKLRGHNTFSGGTFLLQGRVQFVGGEGGVGTGNADAGGTGPIYILPGCYLFPSGAGPTTPVTNAVFIAGNGTAGEPLGAIRTTGGWLFNGPWTLIGDTTIGGNGGASGAIGAKLSGPFNLSLCSPVTVNGTVSLTNSQNDWSGTTTMNASPHGANTFLSGNSEIIPNGFGKGNVLMNGLGADTITWNMNGFNETINGLSSSGVGASCFIVNNGPSPSSLTIGDNDQSGVFAGAIQDGANNITLTKIGGGVEMLTGNNTYSGPTLINGGALALSGAGSIATSSSIQVNPGAALDVSGVTGGFSSFNPIGINGGSIIGNTSASGITSLGLTNSSLALSVDPSVTNLVVGSLTTGGANTINISSVFNVPSYPALFTLLKYTGAIAGSGYNFTLGTLPTSTTLGYVSNDTANASVVLVLTSGPKALTWAGNVNNDWDIATTANWTFSGNPVQFNNLDSAFFDDTAATTTVNLATVVLPGAITVYTTNGYTFTGNGAISGATSLTKNGSGPLTLLETGGDTFNGGVAVNEGAVIFGADNAIAGGLAIGGTANVQVGTNGGTGTLPSGGVADNGALTFNRGADLVVPNPISGTGVVSKIDSAILTLSGGNGALAGAVSVAQGTLKAGSSSALGAPGVVTTVSSGATLDVNGQQLNNVTVVVSGAGAGGQGAIVNSGPDNINALGWVTLAGNTTFGGTGRWDIRGGAAQLLTVPPSSPYTLTKIGPNQVSLVGLTVDAGLGDINVLNGLLSVETTTGSLGDPNHTLTVAPGAELQFYNSTISLGKKFVLNGTGTNTTLNCGSGIANSVGGPVVLNGNCLFNAASGSALTFNGALSGSGSFIKTGSGTNVIAGVVTASYGSTIISNGTLAVEGTVGSNVAVYNGGILGGFGAATGNVGITNGILSPGDANLPLAMLTLGALVLDNATCTFELSTAASSGNDQVVVTGGLTLSGTNTLQIVPPATMNPGDVYTLFRYSGAPLPSSATNNLIVLSTQAGFTFSIVDPATTPGAINLLVQTAIGDDLWTGATSSIWDNSTTNWTRNAAPAVFNNLDFVSFDDSSSVTNVSLSGALTTSGITMNNASRAYTFSGSGKLTGKGGLHVAGIGLTIANQGSNDFTGPITIDFGILQVGNGGANGNLGSSILTNNGSLVFDRTGSLMVNNSITGTGSLTNIGTGIVTLSGASTFDGEVDVFQGTLQINNNAALGSTVGNTVVTNGATLDLGGPGLASNGLNLGQEHLFVSGGGVGGKGVIVNNGSQGQIHALQVVSLTGDATFGGTQRWDIRAANATSLTELNTAGQSFNLTKVGANQISLVGVAVDPALSNIVVLAGMLGVEAGTTSLGDTNATISIASNATLEFYQLVATNIAKPLVLSNAATVLNNSGANVYAGSISLEGDATFNIGGTSFTQSNSISGTGGLIKSGGSPLLLAGPLTFAGQTKITAGRLALVGDSLTASSLINIAAGMLDLSQASSPTLTLLSGQTLEGAGTIWGSVIAGAGSTVAPGSLSALTVTNTITLQGQTVMELNAAAGTADQLAAASIAYGGALTVTNVNGALASGNSFKLFSAPSLTGTFNAITLPALSPGLYWSNTLAVDGKVAVAGALQVRPILGILSSSQGGFVLSGTNGTPGATYYVLSTTNVALPLSEWTPIATNQLDSSGAFHFTNSESLSQQYFILQLP, encoded by the coding sequence ATGAAAAAGAATTCACTCTTCCAAACCAGCGCATCCGCTTGGGCTCTGCCCGTCCTGCTCATCGTTCTGTATCTTGTTCCTGCCCGCATATTGGCTGCGGATCAGACCTGGACCGGCGCGGGCGGGGACGGTTTTTGGCACAATGGCGGCAACTGGGCCGGTGGCATCCTGCCTTCGGCGGGAGATTCTCTCTCTTTCTCGGGAACAGTTGGCCTGGCCAACACAAATAATTTCAGCATGGGCACCGCCTTTAGCGGGATCACCTTCAAGGGGCCGGGCGGATTCACGCTCTCGGGAAATTCGATTGGTTTGGCCGGTGGGATTACCAACCGCCAGGTAGTGACCCCTGAATCCATCAACCTTTCGCTATCATTGAGCGCCAGCCAGGACATCGATGTGGTGGGCAATGGGTTGCTGGCCATTAACAGCGCCATCTCTGGGGCCGGCGGTATCACCAAGACCGGCGATGGGGTCTTAACGCTCTCAGGAGCAAACAGCTTCACTGGGCCTGTGGGAATTTTAGGCGGGAAATTAGCCGTCAATTCAGCCGGAAACCTGGGTGCGCCCTCACGGCTTTCAATCGATAAGGGCGCTCTTGAGACCACCGCCAGCCTGGCGCTCAACTCGAGCATGGGCATCGCTTTGGGCCCAAATCCCGGCGCCGGCGCCGGGACGCTCACCGTCGATTCGGGCACAACCTTGTCGTATGGCGGGGTGATAGCAAATAATGGCAGTGGTCCCGATGGCTTGACCAAAAACGGCTTCGGCACCCTGGTCCTTTCGGGGGCCAATACTTATACCGGCTCAACCTCCAACCGGGTTGGCACTTTGACTCTGGATTTCTCCCAACCTGGCGCGCCGCTAACCAACATTATCTCGCCGAGTTCTTTCCTTATTCTTGGTGGAGAAAATGCCGGGTTCGGCGCGCTTAATTTCGCCCAACTCAATTTGGTAGGAGGTGGCGGAGCCGCGAATTCCCAGACCTTCAATGGGACACATGTCACCTTTGCGTCCTCGGTGATCCTCGCAACCAACGGACCCGGCGGCACGGCCAATCTTGACCTGGGCGCCCTCGATCACGACCCGGGCGGGACGCTGACCCTCATTACCCCGGCCTTGGGAGGAGGGGGGAACATTATCACCTCGAGCACGAACGTGAACGGCATCCTGGGCGGCTGGGCGACTCTCGGCGATGGATCGGCTGTGACGATCACCGGCAATAACGTCGCCAATTCCATCATCCTCGGGACCGATTTCGCGAGCGTCGATCCCCTCGGGCATATCGTTAATTTCACCGGTTACACGCCTCTGGCCAATGGCCAAACCATCCACAGTATCAGCACCGCGGCGGCCAATCTGCTCATCACCAGCGCCGTCACCGGAGATATGCTCGTGGATAACGACAACGCGGGAACACTCACGGACGTCAACGCTATCAACTGGAACCGGACGGACAACGGCGTTACTCTAAAGATCGGCATCGGAAACACCCTGCGGCTTGGCCGCTTTGGCGCCATCTTCAAGCCCAATACAACCTCGGGCCTAACCTGGTTGATCGGCGAGACGCCCAAAGGCGCCAATGGGCCGGACCAAAACATCGGCATCCTGACGGCGGGTGGCGCCGATAACACGCCAGGCGAGATCGTGGTTGATGTCAACTGCGCCAGTTCATCCTCTGGAACGCTCATCATTGATTCTCAAATCACCGACAACGGCTCGGCTCCAGTTACGTTTGTGAAAACCGGAGCCGGCTCAATGAAACTGCGCGGCCACAACACCTTCTCGGGCGGCACTTTCCTCCTCCAGGGCCGCGTCCAATTTGTCGGTGGCGAGGGCGGCGTTGGCACGGGCAATGCCGATGCGGGCGGCACCGGCCCTATTTATATCCTTCCCGGTTGTTATCTCTTCCCCAGCGGCGCCGGCCCCACGACCCCAGTCACCAACGCCGTCTTCATTGCGGGCAACGGCACGGCGGGCGAGCCTCTGGGCGCGATTCGCACGACAGGTGGCTGGCTCTTTAATGGACCGTGGACCCTGATTGGGGACACCACCATCGGCGGTAACGGCGGCGCCAGCGGGGCCATTGGGGCTAAACTCTCCGGACCGTTCAACCTGTCTTTGTGCTCGCCGGTCACAGTCAACGGCACCGTCTCCTTGACCAACTCGCAAAATGATTGGAGCGGCACGACCACGATGAACGCCAGTCCCCATGGCGCCAACACCTTCCTGAGCGGCAACAGCGAGATCATCCCCAACGGCTTTGGCAAAGGCAACGTCCTCATGAACGGCTTGGGCGCCGACACAATCACATGGAATATGAACGGCTTCAACGAAACCATCAACGGCCTGTCCAGCTCCGGCGTGGGGGCAAGTTGCTTCATTGTCAACAATGGCCCCTCGCCTTCTTCGCTCACGATCGGCGACAACGACCAGTCCGGCGTCTTCGCCGGCGCGATTCAAGACGGTGCTAACAACATCACACTGACTAAGATTGGCGGGGGTGTCGAAATGCTGACCGGCAACAACACCTATTCGGGCCCCACTCTCATTAACGGGGGCGCGCTGGCTTTGAGCGGCGCCGGCTCGATTGCAACCAGTTCCTCTATTCAGGTCAACCCCGGCGCCGCGCTGGATGTTTCCGGCGTGACCGGCGGATTCTCCTCCTTCAATCCGATTGGGATTAATGGGGGTTCGATCATCGGTAATACCTCCGCTTCCGGCATTACCAGCCTCGGCCTGACCAATTCATCGCTTGCGCTTTCAGTGGACCCCAGCGTGACCAATCTGGTCGTCGGCAGCTTGACAACGGGCGGCGCCAATACCATCAATATCAGCTCTGTCTTTAACGTGCCCAGTTACCCTGCCCTCTTCACGCTTCTCAAGTACACCGGGGCCATTGCCGGGAGCGGCTACAATTTCACCCTCGGAACCCTGCCGACTTCCACAACCCTAGGCTATGTCTCGAATGATACGGCCAATGCATCTGTGGTTTTGGTTTTAACCTCCGGGCCCAAAGCGCTCACTTGGGCCGGCAATGTGAACAACGACTGGGACATCGCGACAACCGCAAACTGGACTTTTTCCGGCAACCCCGTCCAATTTAATAATTTGGACTCGGCATTTTTCGATGATACCGCTGCAACCACCACCGTGAACCTCGCAACCGTGGTTCTGCCCGGCGCGATTACAGTCTATACAACTAACGGTTACACCTTTACCGGGAACGGAGCTATCAGCGGCGCCACCTCATTAACCAAGAACGGCTCGGGACCTTTGACGTTGCTCGAAACGGGGGGCGATACCTTTAATGGCGGCGTGGCAGTCAATGAAGGCGCGGTCATTTTCGGCGCCGATAACGCCATCGCCGGCGGGCTGGCTATTGGCGGCACGGCCAACGTCCAGGTTGGGACCAATGGTGGCACTGGAACCTTGCCCTCGGGCGGCGTAGCCGACAATGGCGCACTCACCTTCAACCGTGGAGCGGACCTGGTGGTGCCCAATCCCATCTCGGGCACGGGCGTGGTAAGCAAGATCGACTCGGCCATCTTAACTTTGAGCGGGGGCAATGGCGCCCTTGCCGGTGCGGTCAGCGTGGCCCAAGGAACTCTCAAAGCCGGCAGCAGCAGCGCCTTGGGCGCGCCCGGCGTGGTCACAACAGTCAGCAGCGGCGCCACTCTTGATGTCAATGGCCAGCAACTCAACAATGTGACTGTGGTTGTTTCAGGGGCTGGCGCCGGCGGCCAGGGCGCCATTGTTAACTCTGGGCCAGACAATATCAATGCCTTGGGCTGGGTGACCCTTGCCGGCAATACGACTTTTGGCGGCACCGGGCGTTGGGACATCCGCGGAGGCGCGGCCCAACTGCTAACCGTTCCTCCCAGCAGCCCCTATACACTCACTAAGATCGGTCCGAACCAAGTTTCGTTGGTTGGCCTGACGGTGGATGCCGGCCTTGGCGACATCAACGTCCTGAACGGCCTTCTCAGCGTCGAAACCACTACCGGTTCGCTGGGAGACCCCAATCACACCTTGACCGTCGCGCCGGGGGCTGAACTTCAGTTCTATAACAGCACCATCTCATTGGGCAAAAAATTTGTGCTCAACGGCACCGGAACCAACACCACGCTCAATTGCGGGAGTGGGATAGCCAATTCAGTTGGCGGTCCGGTGGTCCTCAATGGGAATTGCCTGTTTAACGCCGCTAGCGGCTCCGCCCTGACATTTAACGGCGCTCTGAGCGGCAGCGGCAGCTTCATTAAGACCGGGAGCGGAACCAATGTGATAGCGGGAGTTGTCACAGCCAGTTATGGCAGTACCATCATCAGCAATGGCACCTTGGCCGTCGAGGGGACCGTGGGTAGCAATGTGGCTGTCTATAACGGCGGTATCCTGGGAGGTTTCGGCGCAGCCACCGGGAATGTGGGGATTACCAACGGCATTTTGAGCCCTGGGGATGCGAATCTGCCGCTGGCCATGCTCACATTGGGCGCGTTGGTTCTCGATAACGCGACTTGCACGTTCGAGCTCTCGACAGCGGCTTCATCGGGCAACGATCAGGTCGTGGTGACGGGCGGATTGACTCTGAGCGGCACCAACACACTGCAAATCGTCCCCCCAGCGACGATGAATCCAGGCGATGTGTACACCCTTTTCCGCTACAGCGGCGCTCCCCTGCCCAGCAGCGCTACCAATAACCTCATTGTGCTTTCCACCCAGGCCGGTTTCACTTTCTCCATCGTCGATCCGGCAACAACCCCAGGCGCCATCAATCTCCTGGTCCAGACAGCCATTGGTGATGATCTCTGGACCGGTGCCACCTCATCCATCTGGGACAATTCCACAACGAACTGGACCAGAAATGCCGCCCCGGCTGTGTTTAATAACCTCGATTTCGTCTCCTTTGATGATTCGTCCTCTGTGACAAACGTGAGTCTCTCCGGCGCGTTGACGACCTCCGGCATCACCATGAACAATGCCAGCCGGGCCTACACCTTCAGTGGCAGCGGCAAGCTCACCGGAAAAGGCGGATTGCACGTCGCCGGCATCGGATTGACGATCGCCAATCAGGGCAGCAATGACTTTACCGGACCGATCACGATTGATTTTGGCATATTGCAGGTGGGTAATGGCGGCGCTAATGGCAACCTGGGCTCAAGCATTCTCACCAACAACGGTTCGCTGGTGTTCGATCGGACCGGGAGTTTGATGGTGAACAACTCCATCACCGGCACGGGCTCGCTGACAAACATCGGCACGGGAATCGTAACCCTGAGCGGCGCCAGCACTTTTGACGGCGAGGTGGACGTGTTCCAGGGCACCCTTCAGATCAACAACAATGCCGCTCTGGGCAGTACAGTCGGAAATACTGTCGTCACCAATGGCGCAACCTTGGACCTCGGCGGCCCGGGTTTGGCCAGCAACGGATTGAATCTCGGCCAGGAACACCTCTTCGTCAGCGGCGGTGGTGTAGGCGGCAAAGGTGTTATTGTCAATAACGGCAGCCAGGGCCAGATTCATGCCCTCCAAGTCGTGAGCCTGACAGGTGATGCAACCTTTGGGGGCACGCAACGGTGGGACATTCGCGCCGCAAATGCGACCAGCCTCACCGAGTTGAACACCGCCGGCCAGTCGTTCAACTTGACCAAGGTGGGCGCCAACCAGATATCTCTTGTCGGGGTTGCCGTGGACCCGGCGCTCTCCAATATCGTGGTGCTGGCAGGCATGCTGGGTGTCGAGGCTGGAACAACTTCTTTAGGCGATACTAACGCCACCATCAGCATCGCCAGCAACGCAACTCTCGAGTTTTATCAGTTGGTGGCAACCAACATCGCCAAGCCGCTTGTTCTTAGCAACGCCGCCACCGTCCTGAATAATAGCGGCGCCAACGTCTATGCCGGCTCTATCTCTCTGGAGGGGGACGCGACTTTCAACATTGGTGGGACCTCTTTCACCCAAAGCAACAGCATCAGTGGCACGGGCGGCCTCATTAAGAGCGGAGGCAGCCCGCTGCTCCTGGCGGGCCCTTTGACTTTCGCCGGCCAGACCAAAATCACCGCGGGCCGCCTTGCGCTTGTGGGTGATTCGTTGACCGCGAGTTCCCTGATTAATATTGCTGCTGGAATGCTGGACCTAAGCCAGGCCTCGAGCCCTACCCTCACTTTGCTGTCCGGCCAAACCCTGGAAGGCGCCGGCACAATTTGGGGCAGCGTGATTGCCGGCGCGGGTTCCACGGTCGCCCCCGGCAGCCTGAGCGCCCTGACGGTCACCAACACCATCACTCTTCAAGGCCAAACCGTGATGGAACTCAACGCAGCGGCGGGAACTGCCGACCAGCTCGCCGCTGCCAGCATCGCCTACGGCGGCGCTCTGACGGTTACCAATGTCAATGGCGCTTTGGCCTCCGGCAACAGCTTTAAACTTTTCAGCGCCCCGAGCCTAACGGGAACCTTCAACGCAATCACCCTGCCCGCACTCTCGCCAGGGTTGTATTGGAGCAATACCCTTGCCGTGGACGGCAAAGTCGCTGTCGCCGGCGCGCTCCAAGTGCGGCCCATCCTGGGGATTCTCTCGAGTTCGCAA